The proteins below come from a single Sander vitreus isolate 19-12246 chromosome 15, sanVit1, whole genome shotgun sequence genomic window:
- the gadd45gip1 gene encoding large ribosomal subunit protein mL64 has product MAASMLCRRTAMLCRTLKGLSCSKTVLSANSQSGVLLQTASYNPKPLKLNLREPYFPDKDSEKTPEWQKTARYDRKLFGRYGSASGIDPASLWPNHEQLDKIIAEEQEWHPPLEVMRKNIEAKEKQETEKRLAKEKLLAANMAKMPKMIADWRREKRETKQKLKEEKARRAKLLVEARERFGYAVDPRSPKFLEMVAEIEKEEKKKKKLMKRRLKEEQVVAPVTPPAASS; this is encoded by the exons ATGGCGGCGTCCATGTTGTGCAGGAGGACGGCAATGTTATGTAGGACTTTAAAGGGACTTTCATGTTCGAAAACTGTACTTTCTGCGAACTCTCAAAGTGGGGTTCTATTGCAGACGGCGTCCTATAACCCCAAACCTTTAAAGCTGAACCTCCGTGAGCCATACTTCCCAGACAAGGACAGCGAGAAGACGCCGGAGTGGCAGAAGACGGCCCGGTATGACAGGAAGCTATTCGGTCGCTACGGTTCAGCGTCGGGTATCGACCCTGCCTCGCTGTGGCCAAACCATGAGCAGCTGGACAAGATCATCGCAGAGGAACAGGAGTGGCACCCTCCGTTAGAGGTAATGCGGAAGAACATTGAGGCCAAGGAGAAGCAGGAAACCGAAAAACGGCTGGCAAA AGAGAAACTCCTAGCAGCGAACATGGCCAAAATGCCCAAGATGATAGCGGACTGGCGCAGAGAGAAGCGGGAAACCAAGCAAAAGCTGAAGGAGGAGAAAGCTCGGCGTGCAAAGTTGCTGGTCGAGGCCAGAGAGCGCTTTGGCTACGCAGTGGATCCCCGCAGCCCCAAGTTCTTGGAAATGGTTGCTGAAATAGagaaggaagagaagaagaagaagaaactaaTGAAACGCAGACTGAAAGAGGAGCAGGTGGTGGCCCCGGTCACACCTCCTGCTGCCTCCTCATAG
- the LOC144529939 gene encoding tetratricopeptide repeat protein 39A isoform X2 yields MSNGKDANAAENSSQMTLKECLDECMEALDLFLNNHFNESLERLRPRVNESMYHALIYATVLEMQAMMTFQPDDISNAGNTMKSASEVCQRFRRKSPGLTNKSVGESLTEVQLHAEVCYAECQLQRAALTFLQDENMVSFIKGGIKVRNSYLIYKELHSFIQSHNCLKGPSHVHLEGGISFGIGAFNLTLSLFPPRILKVLEFAGFSGDKEFGLSLLHDGATGMNLRSMLCALLVLCYYTFLTFILGTGEGDVTEAERLLKPFRLRYPRGAIFLFFAGRTEEIRGNIDEAVALFEDGCKAQQAWKQFHHMCYWELMWCFTYKRAWKMAYFYADLLSQESRWSKAMYVYMKAAYLSMLAEDEARPFGEDEVQLFRQVPTFKQKIAGKSPPTEKFAIRKARRYKARCPIRLPVPVLEMMYMWNGFSMISKRPELTEGMMQTLVDAERTLLESPENEYSLDDRCLIHLLKGLCLKNQGHLQAAEESFNKVFSSEKKIKFDHYLVPNSLVELSLLYIDQGRRDEAIKLLHKAKHNYKDYSMESRTQFRVHAALAKLKADPGEEEDTHM; encoded by the exons ATGTCCAATGGGAAAGACGCAAATGCTGCAGAAAA CTCCTCACAGATGACTCTGAAAGAGTGCCTGGATGAGTGCATGGAGGCCTTGGATCTCTTCCTTAACAACCACTTCAATGAGAGCCTGGAGAGGCTGCGGCCAAG AGTGAATGAGAGTATGTACCATGCTCTTATCTACGCCACAGTGCTGGAAATGCAGGCCATGATGACTTTCCAGCCTGATGACATCAGCAATGCAGGAAATACCATGAAGAGTGCCTCGGAGGTGTGCCAGAG GTTTCGACGGAAGTCCCCAGGTTTAACTAACAAGTCGGTAGGGGAATCGCTCACTGAAG TGCAGCTTCACGCCGAAGTGTGTTACGCAGAGTGCCAACTCCAAAGAGCCGCTCTCACCTTCCTACAG gatGAGAACATGGTGAGTTTTATCAAAGGAGGGATCAAAGTACGAAACAGTTACCTAATTTACAA AGAACTGCATTCCTTCATACAATCTCACAACTGTCTCAAAGGACCCAGCCACGTTCACTTAGAGGGAGGAATATCATTTGGAATAGGGGCGTTTAATCTG ACACTCTCGCTATTTCCTCCACGGATACTCAAAGTTTTAGAGTTTGCGGGCTTCTCTGGAGACAAG GAATTTGGTCTGTCTCTGCTGCATGACGGTGCGACTGGGATGAATTTGCGCTCCATGCTGTGCGCTCTGCTCGTGCTCTGCTACTACACCTTTCTCACGTTCATCCTAG GTACAGGCGAGGGAGACGTGACTGAAGCTGAAAGGCTGCTGAAACCTTTCCGTCTCCGCTACCCACGG ggagcaatattcctcttctttgCAGGCAGGACTGAAGAGATCAGGGGGAACATTGATGAG GCGGTGGCACTCTTTGAAGATGGCTGCAAGGCCCAGCAGGCGTGGAAGCAGTTCCACCACATGTGCTACTGGGAGCTGATGTGGTGCTTCACCTACAAGCGAGCGTGGAAGATGGCGTACTTCTACGCAGACCTGCTGAGCCAGGAGAGCCGCTGGTCCAAG GCCATGTATGTTTACATGAAAGCTGCTTACCTCAGCATGCTGGCTGAAGATGAGGCCAGGCCTTTTGGGGAGGACGAGGTCCAGCTCTTTAG ACAAGTGCCCACCTTCAAGCAGAAGATAGCAGGGAAGTCTCCCCCGACTGAGAAGTTTGCTATCCGTAAAGCCAGACGCTACAAGGCTCGCTGCCCAATCAGGCTACCAGTGCCGGTGTTG GAGATGATGTACATGTGGAACGGTTTCAGCATGATCAGCAAACGACCAGAGCTGACTGAAGGCATGATGCAGACTTTGGTGGATGCAGAACGCACCCTGCTGGAGTCTCCTG AAAACGAGTATTCGTTGGATGACCGCTGTCTGATCCACCTGCTCAAGGGTCTGTGTTTGAAGAACCAGGGTCACCTCCAGGCTGCTGAGGAAAGCTTCAACAAAGTGTTTTCCAG TGAAAAGAAGATCAAGTTTGACCACTACCTGGTGCCTAACTCTCTGGTGGAGCTCAGTCTGCTCTACATAGACCAAGGAAGAAGGGACGAGGCTATTAAACTACTGCACAAGGCCAA ACACAACTACAAGGACTACTCGATGGAGTCTCGTACACAGTTCAGGGTACACGCTGCTCTGGCCAAACTCAAGGCTGACCCCGGGGAAGAGGAGGACACTCATATGTAG
- the LOC144529939 gene encoding tetratricopeptide repeat protein 39A isoform X1, translating to MSNGKDANAAENSSQMTLKECLDECMEALDLFLNNHFNESLERLRPRVNESMYHALIYATVLEMQAMMTFQPDDISNAGNTMKSASEVCQRFRRKSPGLTNKSVGESLTEVQLHAEVCYAECQLQRAALTFLQDENMVSFIKGGIKVRNSYLIYKELHSFIQSHNCLKGPSHVHLEGGISFGIGAFNLTLSLFPPRILKVLEFAGFSGDKEFGLSLLHDGATGMNLRSMLCALLVLCYYTFLTFILGSTGEGDVTEAERLLKPFRLRYPRGAIFLFFAGRTEEIRGNIDEAVALFEDGCKAQQAWKQFHHMCYWELMWCFTYKRAWKMAYFYADLLSQESRWSKAMYVYMKAAYLSMLAEDEARPFGEDEVQLFRQVPTFKQKIAGKSPPTEKFAIRKARRYKARCPIRLPVPVLEMMYMWNGFSMISKRPELTEGMMQTLVDAERTLLESPENEYSLDDRCLIHLLKGLCLKNQGHLQAAEESFNKVFSSEKKIKFDHYLVPNSLVELSLLYIDQGRRDEAIKLLHKAKHNYKDYSMESRTQFRVHAALAKLKADPGEEEDTHM from the exons ATGTCCAATGGGAAAGACGCAAATGCTGCAGAAAA CTCCTCACAGATGACTCTGAAAGAGTGCCTGGATGAGTGCATGGAGGCCTTGGATCTCTTCCTTAACAACCACTTCAATGAGAGCCTGGAGAGGCTGCGGCCAAG AGTGAATGAGAGTATGTACCATGCTCTTATCTACGCCACAGTGCTGGAAATGCAGGCCATGATGACTTTCCAGCCTGATGACATCAGCAATGCAGGAAATACCATGAAGAGTGCCTCGGAGGTGTGCCAGAG GTTTCGACGGAAGTCCCCAGGTTTAACTAACAAGTCGGTAGGGGAATCGCTCACTGAAG TGCAGCTTCACGCCGAAGTGTGTTACGCAGAGTGCCAACTCCAAAGAGCCGCTCTCACCTTCCTACAG gatGAGAACATGGTGAGTTTTATCAAAGGAGGGATCAAAGTACGAAACAGTTACCTAATTTACAA AGAACTGCATTCCTTCATACAATCTCACAACTGTCTCAAAGGACCCAGCCACGTTCACTTAGAGGGAGGAATATCATTTGGAATAGGGGCGTTTAATCTG ACACTCTCGCTATTTCCTCCACGGATACTCAAAGTTTTAGAGTTTGCGGGCTTCTCTGGAGACAAG GAATTTGGTCTGTCTCTGCTGCATGACGGTGCGACTGGGATGAATTTGCGCTCCATGCTGTGCGCTCTGCTCGTGCTCTGCTACTACACCTTTCTCACGTTCATCCTAGGTA GTACAGGCGAGGGAGACGTGACTGAAGCTGAAAGGCTGCTGAAACCTTTCCGTCTCCGCTACCCACGG ggagcaatattcctcttctttgCAGGCAGGACTGAAGAGATCAGGGGGAACATTGATGAG GCGGTGGCACTCTTTGAAGATGGCTGCAAGGCCCAGCAGGCGTGGAAGCAGTTCCACCACATGTGCTACTGGGAGCTGATGTGGTGCTTCACCTACAAGCGAGCGTGGAAGATGGCGTACTTCTACGCAGACCTGCTGAGCCAGGAGAGCCGCTGGTCCAAG GCCATGTATGTTTACATGAAAGCTGCTTACCTCAGCATGCTGGCTGAAGATGAGGCCAGGCCTTTTGGGGAGGACGAGGTCCAGCTCTTTAG ACAAGTGCCCACCTTCAAGCAGAAGATAGCAGGGAAGTCTCCCCCGACTGAGAAGTTTGCTATCCGTAAAGCCAGACGCTACAAGGCTCGCTGCCCAATCAGGCTACCAGTGCCGGTGTTG GAGATGATGTACATGTGGAACGGTTTCAGCATGATCAGCAAACGACCAGAGCTGACTGAAGGCATGATGCAGACTTTGGTGGATGCAGAACGCACCCTGCTGGAGTCTCCTG AAAACGAGTATTCGTTGGATGACCGCTGTCTGATCCACCTGCTCAAGGGTCTGTGTTTGAAGAACCAGGGTCACCTCCAGGCTGCTGAGGAAAGCTTCAACAAAGTGTTTTCCAG TGAAAAGAAGATCAAGTTTGACCACTACCTGGTGCCTAACTCTCTGGTGGAGCTCAGTCTGCTCTACATAGACCAAGGAAGAAGGGACGAGGCTATTAAACTACTGCACAAGGCCAA ACACAACTACAAGGACTACTCGATGGAGTCTCGTACACAGTTCAGGGTACACGCTGCTCTGGCCAAACTCAAGGCTGACCCCGGGGAAGAGGAGGACACTCATATGTAG